One genomic region from Candidatus Limnocylindrales bacterium encodes:
- a CDS encoding PA14 domain-containing protein: MGFFYKTHWIKNQKILFLILFVIALGGYLSIGKEAPFHGLQGRYYSNLSWQGPPALVKLDPEVSTAVLKERREELGVNRFSVRWEGYIEVRKSGEYQFRLESDDGSRLYIREQLVVDNAGGMGLQKAMGDVSLDPGLHPVRVEYVQGGGLLKIEVKWGKKEKALSELKAENLFPISLEVEKYERLKRIQGVFWVLMVLSGVGLTYKTLPDFLKVFYELLRRLPRLWAKSFSLPTAGVLIGFALVILVFFYDILFLDYSLLTGGPPTKPHHVIDPSASALQHEPYTQFASKAYKNGWIPLWNPHSALGSPLNGHMHTAVFFPPHLPLFLNPSDKMWDTFMILRILSAGLLAYAFFRRFLSLDRPPAFFGAAAFMLSGHLILNLNMVYINAVVLLPGLLYTSELLLAVPKLRNLLLTAVFVGLIILGGHPEATFFALFYGSVYYLFRWITEVKKRDSALFSFFFYKQLFLFAVAVLLGFLLSAIALIPFLEFVQLADIGVHGTEHKVGLLTVSPSYLFGLWVPYFWGPINDAWDGLNWQIFPGYIGLLVAVFVTALCLQGFAFQGKSLFFVAMVLFFLLKGYGLSSSLNEWVGNLPAFRVSFFTRYFPGEFMFSTAALTGIFLQRLGEGRVRLRYVILSTVLGFVSLGGLLALYYPRLMELKKLDYAIRQIRPPAIFCLLLGVTMELRYVRQRIEERGIEGREGEGKKEEKKASFPTPPPFSFPSPLSLLLPTDKTLTFIFGLLLILELFIWMPKIHHKRSDLIPYQDPPAHIKFIRQDPGIFRVYGLDTFLFPSTASGYGLDDFGAVDALFYRRYTEFSQKLFRPYEGYFNGFSVPNVENRFFSFLNLKYLVTAPWTPPPAPFFTLVYQQEANVYRNEQAFP; the protein is encoded by the coding sequence GTGGGATTCTTCTACAAAACACATTGGATTAAGAATCAAAAAATTCTTTTTCTCATTTTGTTTGTAATCGCTTTGGGGGGTTACCTGTCGATCGGGAAAGAAGCCCCTTTCCATGGGTTACAGGGTCGGTACTATTCCAATTTATCCTGGCAGGGTCCACCGGCTCTGGTTAAGTTAGACCCGGAAGTATCTACTGCCGTGTTGAAGGAGCGGAGAGAGGAGTTAGGGGTAAATCGATTCAGTGTAAGGTGGGAAGGTTATATAGAGGTGAGGAAATCCGGGGAGTATCAGTTTAGGCTGGAATCGGACGATGGATCCAGATTATATATAAGGGAGCAATTGGTGGTGGACAATGCTGGGGGGATGGGATTGCAGAAGGCGATGGGAGATGTGTCCTTAGACCCGGGCTTACATCCGGTGCGGGTGGAATACGTACAGGGGGGTGGACTTCTGAAAATAGAAGTGAAATGGGGAAAGAAGGAGAAGGCATTAAGCGAGTTAAAGGCGGAGAACTTATTTCCCATAAGTCTTGAAGTGGAGAAGTATGAAAGGCTTAAGAGAATCCAGGGGGTATTTTGGGTTTTGATGGTTCTGTCCGGGGTGGGATTAACCTATAAGACTCTCCCTGACTTCTTGAAAGTTTTCTACGAACTTTTACGGAGACTTCCTCGCCTCTGGGCTAAATCCTTCTCTCTCCCAACAGCAGGGGTCCTGATCGGATTTGCTCTGGTGATTCTGGTTTTTTTTTACGATATTCTCTTCCTGGATTACAGCCTCCTGACCGGAGGGCCGCCTACAAAGCCTCATCATGTCATTGACCCTTCGGCTTCGGCCCTTCAGCATGAACCCTATACCCAATTTGCTTCTAAAGCCTATAAAAACGGCTGGATTCCCCTGTGGAATCCCCACTCCGCTTTAGGATCTCCTTTAAACGGTCATATGCATACGGCAGTATTCTTTCCGCCTCATTTACCCCTCTTCCTGAACCCCAGCGATAAGATGTGGGATACCTTTATGATTCTCCGGATCCTCTCAGCAGGTCTTCTGGCTTATGCTTTCTTCCGCAGATTCCTCTCCCTGGATAGGCCTCCGGCTTTCTTTGGGGCTGCAGCCTTTATGCTCTCGGGGCATCTCATCCTCAACCTCAACATGGTTTACATCAATGCGGTGGTTCTCCTGCCCGGTCTTCTCTACACATCTGAACTCCTGCTGGCGGTACCCAAGTTAAGAAACCTCCTTTTAACGGCTGTTTTCGTCGGACTTATTATTCTGGGCGGGCATCCCGAAGCTACTTTTTTTGCTCTGTTTTATGGATCGGTCTATTACCTGTTCCGCTGGATAACAGAAGTGAAGAAGAGGGACTCTGCTCTATTCTCCTTCTTTTTTTATAAACAGTTATTTCTTTTTGCCGTAGCCGTTCTCCTGGGATTTCTTCTTTCGGCGATTGCCTTGATTCCCTTTCTGGAATTTGTTCAGTTAGCAGACATTGGAGTCCATGGGACCGAACATAAAGTAGGACTCTTGACGGTATCTCCTTCCTATCTGTTTGGATTGTGGGTACCGTATTTCTGGGGGCCCATTAATGACGCCTGGGATGGTTTAAATTGGCAGATTTTTCCCGGATATATAGGCCTGTTGGTTGCCGTGTTCGTAACAGCTTTATGCCTGCAAGGATTTGCGTTCCAGGGAAAATCCCTGTTTTTTGTAGCCATGGTCCTCTTTTTCTTACTAAAGGGTTATGGTCTTTCCTCTAGCCTTAACGAATGGGTTGGAAACCTCCCGGCATTTCGTGTTAGCTTTTTTACCCGATACTTTCCGGGAGAATTTATGTTCTCCACCGCCGCTTTGACCGGAATATTTCTCCAGCGACTGGGAGAAGGACGGGTCCGTCTACGCTATGTAATTCTTTCTACCGTCCTTGGATTTGTTTCCCTGGGAGGGTTGCTGGCACTTTATTATCCCCGTCTGATGGAACTCAAGAAACTGGATTATGCCATCCGGCAAATCCGCCCCCCGGCCATTTTCTGTTTACTCCTGGGCGTAACGATGGAATTGCGATATGTAAGACAAAGGATCGAAGAAAGAGGGATTGAAGGAAGGGAGGGAGAAGGGAAGAAGGAAGAAAAGAAAGCCTCCTTTCCGACCCCGCCCCCTTTCTCTTTTCCCTCTCCTTTATCCTTATTATTGCCCACAGATAAAACCCTTACCTTTATTTTCGGTCTTCTTCTAATCCTGGAACTTTTCATCTGGATGCCCAAAATCCATCATAAAAGATCGGATTTAATTCCCTATCAGGACCCTCCAGCTCATATAAAATTTATCCGACAAGATCCTGGGATTTTCCGGGTTTACGGTCTCGATACGTTCTTGTTTCCCAGTACGGCCAGCGGTTATGGACTGGATGATTTTGGTGCCGTTGATGCGCTGTTCTATCGCCGATATACTGAGTTTTCACAAAAGTTATTTCGTCCTTATGAAGGCTACTTTAACGGTTTCAGTGTCCCCAACGTAGAGAACCGATTCTTCAGCTTTCTTAACCTCAAATATCTGGTCACGGCCCCCTGGACCCCCCCACCGGCTCCCTTCTTCACCCTGGTCTACCAACAAGAAGCCAATGTTTATCGCAACGAGCAAGCCTTTCCT